One Cloacibacillus sp. genomic window, TCCGTAACTTTGTGGTGGTTAAATTAAGCCAACACATTGAAAGGATGATTTTAATGATTAATTTATCGGATCAAATTGGAAAAGCCTGGAAGTTCGCGCTGCTGCTTATCGTCGTGACCGCGGTCTTTGCCGCCGTGGCGTCGCACGCGGCAGGTAAGGAGCTTATCGTCTATACGGCGCTGGAGAACGAGCAGATCAATAAGTACCTTGCCACCTTTAAGGAGGCGAATCCCGATATAGATGTGAAGATAGTCCGCGACTCTACGGGCATTATCACGGCGAAGCTGCTCGCCGAGGGCGCGAATACGCCCGCTGATGTTGTCTGGGGCACGGCGGCCTCCAGCCTCCTCGTACTTGAAAAGAGAGGCCTTATTGAACCCTACGCGCCGAAGGGGCTTAACCGCGTTGAAAAGATGCTGAAGGATACGGCGAATCCGCCGGCATGGGTCGGCATCGATGCCTGGGAGTGCGCGATCGTGGTGAACACCGCCGAGGCGAAGGCCCAGGGGCTGCCCGCGATAAAGTCGTACAAGGACCTTCTCCGCCCCGAATTTAAGGGAAAGATCGTCATGAGCAATCCCAACTCATCGGGCACCGGCTTTCTCGCCGTCTCGGGAATTCTCCAGCTGATGGGCGAGAAGGCGGGTTTTGAGTATCTCGACAAGCTCCATGAAAATATCGCGCTCTATACGCATTCCGGCTCCGCGCCCGCTAAAAAGGCCGCCTCGGGTGAGTTCCCCGTCGGTATCTCCTACGGCTACGCCGGTGTGAACCAGAAGAAGAAGGGCGCTCCCGTGGAGGTAGTATTCCCCGTGGAGGGTAGCGGCTGGGACGTCGAGGCCAACGCGCTGATCAAGAAGAAGAGTATCAAGCCCGAGGCGAAGAAGTTCCTTGACTGGGCCATCTCTGACAGGGCGATCAACGCGCTGAAGGACGACTACGCGATCACGGCGGTGAAGGTTGGCAGCGCGATCCCCGAGGGTTATTCAAAGGACCCGCTCTCGCAGCTCGTGAAGAAGAACGACCTGCGCTGGGCCGCCCAGAACCGCGACCGTCTGCTGAAAGAGTGGGCCTCCCGTTACGAGGGCAAGACGGAAGCGAAGTAGGGGAACATCGATGACGACTCTCCGGGCGATAAATATTACCAAGAGATTTAAAGGCATGACGGCTCTCGACAGGGTGAGCTTCGAGATACGCGACGGAGAGTTCGTCTGCATATTAGGCCCCTCCGGCTGTGGCAAGAGCACGCTGCTGCGTTCGCTCGCCGGGCTGGAGGCCATAGATGAGGGAAGTATAGAGATCGGGGGGCGCGATGTGACCTGCGCGCCCCCTTCGGAAAGAAACTTCGGAATAGTCTTTCAGTCTTACGCCCTCTTTCCGAATCTAAATGTTGAGGAGAATATCGCCTACGGCCTTTGGAATAAGGGGCTCTCCAAAGATGAGGCCGCGGAGCGCGTCGCCGGTATAATTGAGACCACGGGGCTCGGCTGTCACAGCAAGAAGTATCCCCAGCAGCTTTCGGGCGGGCAGCAGCAGAGGGTCGCCATCTGCCGCGCGCTGGTGCTGAACCCGGAGTTTTTGCTCCTCGACGAGCCTCTGTCGGCGCTTGACGCGAAGGTGCGTCTCAAGCTCCGCAAGGAGATCCGCCAGATTCAGCAGCGTTTCGCGATCACGACGATCATGGTCACGCACGACCAGGAGGAGGCCCTTTCGATGGCCGACCGCATCATCGTTATGAACGAGGGGCGCATCGAACAGATGGACACGCCGCAGGCGCTCTATGACGCTCCCGTCAACGGCTTCGTCGCCGACTTCGTCGGCACGGCGAATTTTGTCGGCGCGGACAGGGCGATCCGCCCCGAGAGCCTCTGTCTCAGCAAATCGCTGTCGGACAACACGATCCAGGCCGAGGTCTGCGATGTGGAGTACCGCGGGGCCTTTTACCGCATAGAGGTGGATACGCATGTGGGGCATCTGATGGTAGATATCCCCTCGCAACAGAGCGACGCGAAGGTTTTACGGCTCGGCAGCCGCCTCTATATAGATATTCCGCAGGATAAGGTCATAATGCTCAAGAGCGCCTAACGATGAGAAAGATAAAAAACGCCAACAGATCCGAGACCGCGCTTCTCGCGATAAATTTATGTCTGCTCTTTACAGCCGTCGCCGCGCCGATGGCTGTTCTTTTTGCGAAGGCCTTCACCGATTTTGACGGGGCCTATATCGGGTTCGCGAACTTCCGTGAATATTTTTCCTCGCCTCACCTCGTTGGGGCGCTATGGAATTCGCTGGAGATATCGACGGCGGTCTCGCTTCTGTCGCTGCTGCTCGCTTTTACCTACGCCTACGCTCTGACGCGCGCGGCTGTCCCCGCGAAGGGACTATTTAAGTTTCTCGCGCTGCTGCCGCTCTGCGCGCCGACGATGATGTTCGGCATCGCGCTGATCTACCTGATCGGCAATAAAGGGGTCGTCACGATGATGGGGCTGAAGCTGCCGCTCTACGGGCCGCTGGGGATAATCATATCAGAGGTGGTCTACACCTTCCCGCAGGCCTTTCTGATCCTCTATATCACGCTCTCTTATACCGACAACCGCCTTTATGAGGCGGCGCGCGCGATGGGGACGCGGCCTATGCGGATATTGCGCACGATCACGCTGCCGGGGGCGAAGTTCGGCCTTGTCAGCGCCTTTCTCGTCGCCTTCAGCCTCTGTTTCTCCGACTTCGGC contains:
- a CDS encoding putative 2-aminoethylphosphonate ABC transporter substrate-binding protein, with translation MINLSDQIGKAWKFALLLIVVTAVFAAVASHAAGKELIVYTALENEQINKYLATFKEANPDIDVKIVRDSTGIITAKLLAEGANTPADVVWGTAASSLLVLEKRGLIEPYAPKGLNRVEKMLKDTANPPAWVGIDAWECAIVVNTAEAKAQGLPAIKSYKDLLRPEFKGKIVMSNPNSSGTGFLAVSGILQLMGEKAGFEYLDKLHENIALYTHSGSAPAKKAASGEFPVGISYGYAGVNQKKKGAPVEVVFPVEGSGWDVEANALIKKKSIKPEAKKFLDWAISDRAINALKDDYAITAVKVGSAIPEGYSKDPLSQLVKKNDLRWAAQNRDRLLKEWASRYEGKTEAK
- a CDS encoding ATP-binding cassette domain-containing protein, translating into MTTLRAINITKRFKGMTALDRVSFEIRDGEFVCILGPSGCGKSTLLRSLAGLEAIDEGSIEIGGRDVTCAPPSERNFGIVFQSYALFPNLNVEENIAYGLWNKGLSKDEAAERVAGIIETTGLGCHSKKYPQQLSGGQQQRVAICRALVLNPEFLLLDEPLSALDAKVRLKLRKEIRQIQQRFAITTIMVTHDQEEALSMADRIIVMNEGRIEQMDTPQALYDAPVNGFVADFVGTANFVGADRAIRPESLCLSKSLSDNTIQAEVCDVEYRGAFYRIEVDTHVGHLMVDIPSQQSDAKVLRLGSRLYIDIPQDKVIMLKSA